A window of the Vigna angularis cultivar LongXiaoDou No.4 chromosome 3, ASM1680809v1, whole genome shotgun sequence genome harbors these coding sequences:
- the LOC108324490 gene encoding uncharacterized protein LOC108324490 produces MYSTDSSSVSNYLPDRDRRREQLMSYLVHTHRCRDIIWMGPEAFINLCERVRSTGLVKDAIRSTVEEQVAEFLHIIGHNVKNRSVAFFFHRSGSTVSKHFHNVLDAILSLESEFLIQPSGNEDCLGAVDGTHVRVRVPSSEAPRFRGRKDWPTQNVFAACDFDMKFTYVLAGWEGTASDSRILKNALDRDDPLVIPQRKYYLGDAGFMLKSTILTPYRGVRYHLKEYTRRGPQNARELFNHRHSSLRNVIERTFGVLKKRFPIIGSGTEPHYGLETMTNIILACCILHNFIRGVDNEDSLLDEVDNELNEREEHDQPSSQVREDDHRIGSSIRDCIADQMWRDYQASYKMNRGKAPAILSSGPTREFMKWTEDMDARLLHCMIEESRMGNRVDGSWTTQAYTNIVDHLHSAGYVAVTKNNVKNRQKVLKDKWREVHDLFSGLSGFAWNPVSMTFHAEDEVWLDLIQSRPAAAKWRVNSIKHYDLMVELWAADRATGSGVRTARQARRQCVGPHVTVDLNENVEFIPEQSQWTGYRDPTPPSPPPSVDEYSPAQTQSVPSVPSGGTSSSRGSKRKAPMVDSIDTQFDKLNTSLDGFANVLSSSNVHFGVISDAAVRQVSAMEDRNEILRSQTEILCRTPNYTYTEADIYEMLTAMNISDDNLLEQCYDFLCRNPTCTKRLMGLPPHKRWNKLYKMISGGDC; encoded by the exons ATGTACTCCACTGATTCCAGTAGTGTAAGCAATTACCTACCTGATAGAGACCGTCGTAGGGAGCAGTTAATGTCATATCTTGTGCATACTCATCGTTGCCGCGACATTATTTGGATGGGTCCAGaggcatttattaatctttgtgaGAGAGTAAGATCAACTGGGTTAGTGAAGGACGCAATTCGGTCGACCGTGGAGGAACAAGTTGCtgaatttcttcatataattggtCATAATGTTAAGAATCGTAGTGTGGCCTTTTTCTTCCATCGATCAGGTTCGACGGTTAGCAAACACTTTCACAATGTGTTGGACGCTATCTTAAGTTTAGAATCAGAATTTCTAATACAACCATCAGGAAATGAG gaTTGTTTGGGGGCCGTAGACGGTACTCATGTTAGGGTAAGGGTTCCAAGTTCTGAAGCTCCGAGATttcgaggaagaaaagattggccaaCACAAAATGTCTTTGCGGCGTGTGATTTCGACATGAAATTCACCTACGTTCTTGCTGGATGGGAAGGCACTGCATCCGATTCAAGAATATTGAAAAATGCTCTTGATCGAGATGATCCGTTGGTTATCCCCCAAC gaaaatactACCTAGGTGATGCAGGTTTCATGTTGAAAAGCACAATTTTGACTCCATATAGAGGCGTCAGATATCACCTAAAAGAATATACACGCAGAGGACCACAAAATGCACGGGAGTTGTTTAATCATCGGCACTCGTCGTTGAGAAACGTAATTGAAAGAACTTTTGGTGTGTTGAAAAAAAGATTCCCTATCATTGGAAGTGGCACTGAACCACACTATGGATTGGAGACGATGACTAATATCATACTAGCTTGTTGTATATTACACAACTTCATTCGGGGCGTGGATAACGAAGACTCCTTACTCGATGAAGTTGATAACGAGTTGAATGAAAGGGAAGAACATGATCAGCCTTCATCTCAAGTTAGAGAAGACGACCATAGGATTGGAAGTAGTATTAGGGATTGTATAGCTGATCAAATGTGGCGTGATTACCAAGCATC GTATAAAATGAATAGGGGTAAGGCACCCGCCATTCTGTCCTCTGGTCCTACTAGAGAGTTCATGAAATGGACAGAGGACATGGACGCACGTCTACTACACTGCATGATCGAGGAATCAAGAATGGGTAATAGGGTTGATGGAAGCTGGACAACCCAAGCATATACTAACATAGTTGATCATCTTCACAGCGCTGGGTATGTCGCagttacaaaaaataatgtgaaaaatCGTCAGAAAGTGTTAAAGGATAAATGGCGTGAGGTGCATGACTTGTTCTctggattgagtggatttgcTTGGAATCCAGTAAGCATGACATTTCATGCTGAGGACGAAGTCTGGCTTGACCTGATTCag TCGCGGCCAGCTGCGGCGAAGTGGAGAGTTAACAGTATAAAACACTACGATTTAATGGTAGAGTTATGGGCAGCTGATCGAGCTACTGGGAGTGGTGTTCGAACTGCTCGTCAAGCTCGAAGACAATGTGTTGGTCCTCATGTAACTGTTGATTTGAATGAAAATGTTGAGTTCATTCCAGAACAGTCTCAGTGGACAGGATACAGAGACCCAACTCCACCATCGCCTCCTCCATCTGTTGATGAATATAGTCCGGCCCAGACTCAATCTGTGCCTTCCGTCCCATCTGGTGGGACTTCTTCCTCACGAGGCTCGAAAAGGAAGGCACCTATGGTGGATTCTATTGATACCCAATTTGATAAGTTGAACACTAGTCTGGATGGGTTTGCAAATGTACTAAGCTCATCAAATGTACATTTTGGGGTAATTTCTGATGCCGCCGTGCGTCAAGTATCAGCGATGGAGGACAGAAATGAAATACTACGTTCCCAAACCGAGATTCTTTGTCGCACCCCCAATTACACATATACTGAGGCGgacatttatgaaatgttgacTGCTATGAACATCAGTGACGATAATTTGCTAGAGCAGTGCTATGATTTCTTATGTCGAAACCCGACATGCACGAAGAGGTTGATGGGATTGCCACCACATAAGCGGTggaacaaattatataaaatgatatcgGGCGGTGACTGTTAA